The Oncorhynchus clarkii lewisi isolate Uvic-CL-2024 unplaced genomic scaffold, UVic_Ocla_1.0 unplaced_contig_307_pilon_pilon, whole genome shotgun sequence genome has a segment encoding these proteins:
- the LOC139395893 gene encoding zinc finger protein 664-like: protein MYYYRPTQIKRPLTSTVRTNPACFSPSTLSPNLQSLGPDCDSGAQFALQDPEMTSVKLEDCSQTLELNVIIKDEEEEEEIGTSVSHGDHVETFSTSREQQQEGHRAKRSHHCPHCEEIFPILSKLKIHLKIHTGEKPYSCSDCGGRFSRLDTLKCHHRIHTGEKPYSCFDCGKCFKTSTELKSHQRRHTGEKPYSCSDCGESFSRLDTLKCHQQMHTGVKPYSCSECGKSFSQQGNLKTHQRIHKGEKPYSCSDCGKGFKTSTELKSHQRTHTGEKPHYCSDCGASFSQLSNLRRHQRIHKGEKPYHCSDCGTSFSQLSNLKTHQRIHKGEKFSQTS from the exons GCCGACTCAGATTAAGAGGCCgttaacatcaacagtgaggacaaacccagcctgcttctctccttccacactgagtccaaacctacagtcactgggtcctgattgtgacagtggagcccagtttgcactgcaggatccagagatgacatcagtgaagctggaagactgcagtcaaacactggagctgaatgtcatcattaaagatgaagaagaggaggaggagattggTACATCTGTTAGTCATG gagaccatGTTGAGACATTCTCTACATCCAGAGAGCAACAGCAGGAAGGTCACAGAGCTAAGAGGTCTCACCACTGCCCACATTGTGAGGAGATTTTCCCAATTCTATCAAAGctaaaaatacatctaaaaatacacacaggagagaagccttactcctgctctgactgtggggggAGATTCTCCCGATTGGATACATTAAAATGTCACCACcgaatacatacaggagagaagccttactcctgctttGACTGTGGTAAATGCTTTAAAACATCAACTGAGCTAAAATCTCATCAGCgaagacacacaggagagaagccttactcctgctctgactgtggagaGAGTTTCTCCAGATTGGATACCTTAAAATGTCACCAACAAATGCATACAGGagtgaagccttactcctgctctgaatgtggaaagagtttctctcaacagggcaacttaaaaacacaccaacgtatacataaaggagagaagccttactcctgctctgactgtgggaaaggCTTTAAAACATCAACTGAGCTAAAATCTCACCAGagaactcacacaggagagaagcctcactactgctctgactgtggggcgaGTTTCTCTCAATTGAGCAATTTAAGAAGACACCAACGTATACAtaaaggagagaagccttaccactgctctgactgtgggacaAGTTTCTCTCAATTGAGCAACTTAAAAACGCACCAACGCATACATAAAGGAGAGAAGTTCTCTCAGACCAGCTAA